The window tcggacttccacacacgagccgccgccccactctactcctcactaatttattaaaaaaatacattaaaaaatgttagtatgtcTTGAATCCGTTATAGTTTGTCGCTAGCCGACGCtatgacatgtttctgttttaggtcttaattttgtattggatCTAGCTCGTCGTCTGTGTgtctatttaaaaattacataattaaaaaaaatcataaaaaaaatattaaaaaatacattatatagtttttcaaaaatttaaaaaaaatttaaaaaatagcgctggccgatcggcacgccacaatggcggccagcgcatcggccagcacacccgaatcggctagcccacgccgctTTTCTCGCCGGTTCTCGGCTAGCCTgctgcaatggttcggctagccgactgactagcgacgcgaatcggctaacCGGTTGGCTAGCCGGCAtcggagatgctcttatatatATCGTCATCCTtcccattatttaattatctctCATTCCGTTCTCACTTTCTCTCAAATGTTACAGTGCGCCGCCCAATTTTGAGACTTCTTGCGTCGACGATCTTTATTGTAGATTTGTGGAAGGAACTAACTTACGTTCATCTCCAATAAGATTTGATGGAAGAAATTTTGGTGCATAACAATGGAAGTGTAGTGtaggaatttaattatgcagtttttgtattttattagtgaaatttttggttttaattgatgttttttttatatatatatagaaaggCTCAACTTAAAAATGGTGAGCAAGAGTTCAACAACAACACCCCAACAAAACCAATCAAGACCAACGAAAAAATTAAGTACCAACGTTAaaccaaaagcaaaaacaaGCGTACGACCAAAGCTCACACCACAAGCAACTAGCTACCATGCAAGCAAGGCTAACAAAGCTTTACATCAAACCGAGGGCAAGACAAACCTTTTTAGTGGTTTTTGATTGCAACCATAGCCTTATGCTTGATATCAATCCATCTTCTAACCAGGCTCAACTCCTCATAAATTTGTTCATGTAAAAATGGAAACTCTGGACACCATCCTTTAGCCCGCGAACCTAGATTCCATAGTAAGAGTCTCTTCTCAGTTTTCCAACTTAGGACAATCTTCtcgaaaataattttgttccTAAGCCACCAAATGGACCACATTGTCACATAGAAGAGGGAGCACCACatctttttatcaaatttgatgAAAGGAGCGTCCATCCAGCTGAGGAAGCACGAGACCGGGTCTTTGGGAAAACAAAGAGATAAATTCCAATAACCGCAACCTACTAGAACACCTGCACCCGAAAATAACATGATCAACGGTCTCTGGCTCTTCTTTGCAAAAGACACATAAGTTATCTTTCAATTGACGTAGTCGTTggaattttaatgaataatttttgaatttttgtaggCATTTGTTTCCTATTTTACAAGCATTAAActtaacaaatataaaaaaaataaagaaataaaaataatgattaaataaGTGAACTGACATTATGCTGATAATGAGATTGACTTAGTGTTGTTACTGATCTTAAACTTACTAATGTGACTCATAAAAAATGGACTTATGctaggggtgggaatacgggTGTCCATCGATACCCGACCATCCGAAAAAATCGGGCATCCAAACTCATAAATCATCTAAATGTCTATCCAAAATCTGACCCGATATATTTTCGTGTACTCCAATATCCGCCCCGGGTATCCATATCCGAcgtatcgggtacccaaatacccgactctttacatgtgttaataactaataaaaaaattcaaattttatatattaatataaatatagaaatatttaaattgactaatatcgttaatgttgcatttattttgtagtataaaattataaaaatgagtcaCTTTTAGTTTaaagtatatgattatatttatggagattggttatgcaatatgtaagtaaaataataaaagttatgcatttaattaaactgtaaaagcaaccaataatataattcaaaagttaaattaattaactaaaatataaaaatcacatGAGCTGGTTATGAAATACGTAAAACTTGAAAGTTTGGAGAAGCCGTGACCTAGAGTAATAGAGATTgacttatttatataagtttaGAGAAAGTTAATTTAGTATGTcgtaattagtaaataaattagccTAGTTCTTGAAGCCTAAATGgttaaacctaatttaaaaaatgctttaaataataaattggatattcgggTAATATCCGATACCCATTCGGGttacccaatacccgatttatcttaaatttcaatactCAATCCCATACCCGatcccataaaattggatattgggtatccagTACCCGGCGGATATCGGGTCGAGTACGGGTAAACCCAATACCCAATAtccgtattcccacccctaaCTTCTAGTGTGAATGCACTTTATAGATGAACTTTCAACTCCTGTGTTTAAATTAACTCAATTAATCACTTAGTTTAGATCATTTATAAATGGTCATTAATATGTACTTTACAATCTTTAAATGATTATACTAaactatattataatattcaaataccagtcataattgaatattgcaACCTACAAtaggattttttttagtttctctTCATCTATGTACTCTTATTAGTTACAATTGATTATAATTAGTTGTCAtgcataattttcaaatttaggtgtcattatattataaccataattgttttatttaatagtaatacttaaatttaacatttccaattctttttaaattagtCCCATCAACCATACTTTCTTTGTAGAAGCCCATTGGTCACGACTAATAAGCCACTTTTATTTTGGGCCTAAACAATTGTTGCAGAAAATTGattaaagtttaaaataaaaccataaattatttttcgaaatctcttttatttatgtttcactcttttacacgtggcaaaatTCAAGCCTCCTTATCCCCTTCACCCTCACAGAGCTGCCATGGCGAAATTGGGTTTTGCAATGTGCGTGAAATCTTCAATTCCACTCCATCACACTCCCTCATCTTGCTCAAATTCAGGCAGCGGCGCCGCTATAACAAGGCGAAAATCACTAATCTTCACTACTTCTTTCCTCGCTACATATTTGCATTGCCATCAAAATCCAAATCTCTCCACTCCTCCACCTGCCATCGCTCAACAATTCGATGATCTCGATCAAGAAGAAACTCGTGTTGTTCAAATTTTCCAGGTTTTACTCTTTCTATCTCGATACAATCTCGATTAAATAGTTGTATTTAATTTAGGATATGGCTGTTAATTGTTGGTTTGCACAACCCTAACTAAGAGGAATTTTGCATTTTGCCTAAATGTAGGAAACTTCATCTTCTGTTGTGTACATAAAGGATATCGAATTGGCTGAAATTCCAAAGAGCAGTTCTGGAAATAATATTGGTGAAGATGAGGATGATAATGCAGAAGTGGAAGGGACTGGTTCTGGTTTCATTTGGGATAAATTTGGTCACATTGTAGGTTTTAATCTCccttttctttagtttttttgCTCAACATTTATGAATTAAACCATACAATGAGCATTGATTATGATTAAGTTCTTAAATGAGATTACACACTTCACTATTGTGTATGGTATTCAACTATTCATAGCCATTTTTATGGACTCCGGGGAAAAGAAACATGTCCCACATCGGTTGTGAAAATGAGCTATATTTCCCGGTAATCTAGTCTTTGGGGATGAGTTCTCGTATTTGGGGATGAGTTCTCGTATTTCGTTTGTAACACGTTACTAAACACTTTCTAAGGCTTGAATATATTGGCATAACTGATACTAACTGAAAGCCATAAAGATTTTATTGCCTGATCACTTGTGTTATTTCCTAACAGGTGACGAACTATCACGTGGTTTCCAAACTGGCAACGGACACGAGTGGATTACAACGTTGTAAGGTTCTCTTTGTTCATTTTTATGCTGAGCACTACCTTACAATCAAGATTTCAGCAGCTAAGGTTCTTGACTGGTTAAGATATTCGTAAGGACAGTTCTTCTTGTTTGTTGCTTCAGGTATATTTAGTCGATTCTGGAGGCAAAAGTATCACTAGGGAAGGCAAGATAGTTGGCTTTGATCCAGACTATGATCTTGCTGTTCTCAAGGTGCTAATATGAGTATAAATTTCTTCTACATATGTGTGTTGCTTTTGCTGTCTACATTTTTCTGAGCAAAGAATGCATCAGCATAGCCATTTCTCGTTTTCCATCTCATCTATTGCCCTCAAATTCGGCCTATTTTCTCCCCGATTTCCTGAGTTTCTGAGTTTTAGTATGTAGAAGATCTCTCATATTTGTATCACTCGATTTCTGTGGCAGGTTGATGCGGTAGGAAACGAGTTAAAGCCAGTGGCAATCGGCACATCCAGCGCGTTACAAGTAGGGCAGAGCTGTTTTGCAATCGGAAATCCATATGGATACGAGAATACTCTTACGACCGGGGTAACAACATATACTCTTTAAAGGAATTCGATTGCTTGATGATGCCATCATGATAACTACTTAAAGAGATGCAATTTTGCAGGTTATCAGTGGATTGGGTAGAGAGATACCCTCCCCCAATGGGAGAGCCATTCGAGGAGCAATCCAAACAGATGC is drawn from Salvia hispanica cultivar TCC Black 2014 chromosome 6, UniMelb_Shisp_WGS_1.0, whole genome shotgun sequence and contains these coding sequences:
- the LOC125196271 gene encoding protease Do-like 5, chloroplastic; translated protein: MAKLGFAMCVKSSIPLHHTPSSCSNSGSGAAITRRKSLIFTTSFLATYLHCHQNPNLSTPPPAIAQQFDDLDQEETRVVQIFQETSSSVVYIKDIELAEIPKSSSGNNIGEDEDDNAEVEGTGSGFIWDKFGHIVTNYHVVSKLATDTSGLQRCKVYLVDSGGKSITREGKIVGFDPDYDLAVLKVDAVGNELKPVAIGTSSALQVGQSCFAIGNPYGYENTLTTGVISGLGREIPSPNGRAIRGAIQTDAAINAGNSGGPLINSYGHVIGVNTATFTRRGSGMSSGVNFAIPIDTALRVVPTLIVYGTPYADRY